One genomic region from Salvia hispanica cultivar TCC Black 2014 chromosome 2, UniMelb_Shisp_WGS_1.0, whole genome shotgun sequence encodes:
- the LOC125208015 gene encoding uncharacterized protein LOC125208015 isoform X4 encodes MLLEAKAVTMFNECFTLYYQWVSKLRPSGKFTAAQDISKMASVAGNPCISRQQVQCQEAARDGLDALCVSILHLSLILVERHESGRIQELLLEVDFHINLEVLNTVRKIAIRDSKFSLLSQFRDEDLGHNLKVIQSSFSSISPDDSVPRFIRKGSSISPHYKNTIQSEVDANPPSTSIPIRSSHVDTMSCQKYIMKELQYSLEAERPATRNCSDPPCSNDIWVGSGCISQFDVTISLHEINMMLSSLESFSNFLGREGTSNVDSRRWSYSQEPEGNMEEMVPDGTIVAIQDVDEHMYVTVRDVQSGYDISGEVHYSLVGERALFRVNYQKPGRWRSHIQHFSLISLYAKDNSGEPLRLSCQPRSKFVDVCSSGSGSSLWEMLPFKPDAYEDAVGLESSTYISKRAFHLVNKKNDCALAFIDGMLEFVSKPGNLFKWKVFDDLGSVRNSLSPNRFITEGLSSATPVSEEEGSTEAGNLQSDSNVTDMGLLMTNGNLMAITVNVGKVTLTIVHELSETEEKFPLLQGCIMPNQTIIHISDVKVRIMDRFEVILYYFDGQQNSWKEFIQPLKICAFYSQKLVIQGAESPLHGGPSRFFANFKEVTISLTELSLDIVLFVVGKLNLAGPYAVKSSLVLANCCKVENRSGLTLLCQFYDSQDASISSRQSATIFLRHLSLANQPPEASFFSLQLVQKALSTSLLHLSLLEARNFAWRTRIMSSQDSKSFPGPFLVVDISKGIEDGLLISVSPLLMIHNETDFTMELRLQRSQSEGTDSASLILKAGDTVDDTMTAFNAVNLTGGSRKALTSLCVGNYVFSFRPHSGDGLGNFEKSSIEWSDELKGGKSIRLSGLFDKLSYQVRKAFSVDSTRFSLSSANCAVASEEGFVSNVYFLIQTVGKTIPVINPDNFGHAPGNKNSPVAMQEQKEIFILPTIKVANLLHTEIHVRLTDKDPHSTTDNDNIWSQATISSESAVNFYANPDTIYFVVTLTSFESSCKPVNSRDWVRKLQKQKGHISHLDIELDFSGGKYFAMLRLSRGLRGTLKVDIFTPYALQNDTNEPLFCFSANQRPLYRVEGLGTSIPPDIGSFLPPRSIRSWFSKCHKLHLKLLEEKVLEAPLDLDVLSGLAEIDLESEESYGSKDIVRLAVSVRASVNKDSHIVSLSSRYIVCNDSDDVIAIRQCYMEDMEEVTNIDSKGRIALRLKTVMRKKKVTSFIDNILKKHTKSQTDSSFFIQFRPNEMGLCWSGPICVASLGRFFVRFRKSVDFPETQSDNMSTKDSIGEFAAVHVVEEASTIVLHFRRPQMTNLPYRIENCLRDTPLTYYQKGGSSEPETLGAGGTIDYVWDDLTLPHKLVVQLDDVHLLREINLDKVRSWKSFYRSKQTRGLGLHLPPEKKPEDQKQTTYSRLTSMEGAKVGFEVYAEGTTRVLRICEFSGSHKVNTGFRSSRKLRLRISYFSLHLLEYGKQEVNLGDPSRYAPIIIVRLERINWDGIMTNQLNYSQIRVQSLSVDEKWAGAPFNTMLRRHQLEKSDTNECVLHIGLVLLPTSYNVRQVKYLSIVLQPLDLNIDEDTLMRMVPFWRSSLSNSTTSSQYYFDHFEVHPIKIVASFLPGDSRYSYSSTQETLRSLLHSVIKIPAIQRKTVELNGVLVTHALITLKELTIKCAQHYSWYAMRAIYIAKGSPLLPPAFASIFDDLASSSLDVFFDPSTGLLNVPGVTLGTLKLISKIVDNKGFSGTKRYFGDLGKTLKTAGSNVLFAAVTEVSDSILRGAETNGFNGVVNGFHQGILKLAMEPSVLGSAFMEGGPDRKIKLDRSPGVDELYIEGYLQAMLDTMYKQEYLRVRVIENQVILKNLPPSSSLINEIMERVKGFLASKSLLKGESSSHSLQHIRGEREWKLGPTILTLCEHLFVSFMIRVLRKHSGKVIGRIKWRDEEKADEEKAIDEQKVKFVWKWGLGKFVLSGIVAYIDGRLCRNIPHPLARRIVSGFLLSFLDQSDDETK; translated from the exons ATGTTACTTGAAGCAAAAGCTGTGACAATGTTCAACGAATGCTTTACTCTGTACTACCAATGGGTTTCAAAACTTCGACCGTCTGGTAAATTTACAGCTGCACAAGATATCAGCAAAATGGCTTCTGTAGCTGGTAACCCCTGCATAAGCCGTCAGCAAGTCCAATGTCAAGAAGCAGCAAGAGATGGTCTGGATGCATTATGCGTGAGTATTTTGCATTTGTCTCTCATTCTTGTGGAGAGGCATGAATCTG GCAGAATCCAGGAACTTCTACTTGAGGTTGACTTTCATATAAACCTTGAAGTGTTAAATACAGTGAGAAAAATCGCAATCAGGGATTCCAAGTTTTCTCTGCTTTCTCAATTCAGAGATGAGGACCTAGGACATAATCTAAAGGTTATTCAAAGttctttttcttctatctCTCCTGATGATTCAGTTCCCAGGTTTATAAGAAAGGGCTCATCGATCTCTCCCCactataaaaatacaattcaGTCAGAGGTTGATGCTAATCCACCAAGTACCTCAATCCCTATAAGAAGTTCTCATGTTGATACTATGAGTTGTCAAAAGTATATAATGAAAGAGTTGCAGTATTCCCTAGAGGCAGAGAGACCTGCAACAAGAAACTGCTCTGATCCTCCATGCTCAAATGACATTTGGGTTGGCAGTGGTTGTATATCCCAGTTTGATGTGACCATCTCTCTGCATGAAATAAAT ATGATGCTTTCTTCTTTGGAATCTTTCTCCAACTTTTTGGGAAGGGAGGGAACCTCAAATGTGGACTCCAGGCGCTGGTCCTATAGCCAAGAACCAGAGGGAAATATGGAAGAAATGGTTCCTGATG GAACAATTGTTGCCATCCAAGATGTCGACGAACACATGTATGTCACAGTTAGAGATGTGCAAAGTGGATATGATATATCTGGAGAAGTCCATTATTCACTGGTGGGAGAGCGTGCACTTTTCAGG GTAAATTATCAGAAGCCAGGGAGATGGAGATCACACATTCAGCATTTTTCCCTAATTTCATTGTATGCTAAAGACAACTCCGGGGAACCATTGCGGTTGAGTTGCCAACCACGATCAAAATTTGTTGACGTCTGTTCTAGTGGTAGTGGGTCTTCACTCTGGGAAATGCTTCCCTTTAAACCTGATGCTTATGAAGATGCTGTTGGGTTGGAATCTTCTACATATATATCTAAAAGGGCGTTCCACCTTgtgaataagaaaaatgattgtGCATTGGCCTTTATAGATGGCATGCTTGAATTTGTCAGCAAACCAGGAAATTTATTCAAGTGGAAAGTGTTTGATGACCTTGGTTCAGTACGTAATAGTTTATCACCCAATAGGTTTATTACAGAGGGGCTTTCCAGCGCCACTCCTGTATCAGAGGAAGAAGGTTCGACAGAGGCTGGAAATCTTCAAAGTGATTCAAATGTCACTGACATGGGATTGTTAATGACAAATGGGAACCTCATGGCAATCACGGTTAATGTGGGGAAGGTTACTCTAACAATTGTCCATGAGCTTTCAGAAACTGAGGAAAAGTTCCCGTTACTGCAGGGATGCATCATGCCTAATCAAACAATAATACATATATCAGATGTTAAAGTCAGGATTATGGACAGATTTGAAGTTATTCTCTATTACTTTGATGGCCAGCAAAATTCGTG GAAGGAATTTATTCAACCACTTAAAATCTGCGCTTTCTATTCGCAGAAGTTAGTCATTCAGGGTGCTGAAAGTCCTCTTCATGGAGGGCCTAGTCGCTTCTTTGCTAATTTTAAGGAG GTGACTATATCGCTAACCGAGCTTTCCTTGGATATCGTGTTGTTTGTGGTCGGGAAGTTGAATTTGGCTGGTCCTTACGCAGTCAAAAGCTCTCTTGTTCTAGCCAATTGCTGCAAG GTTGAAAACCGGTCTGGCTTGACCCTTCTTTGTCAGTTTTATGATAGTCAGGATGCATCAATATCTTCGAGGCAGTCTGCCACCATATTCTTAAG GCACCTATCTTTGGCAAATCAACCACCAGAAGCATCTTTCTTTTCATTACAACTTGTCCAGAAAGCTCTTTCTACTTCTCTACttcatctttcacttttagAAGCTCGAAATTTTGCTTGGAGGACTCGGATTATGTCATCCCAAG ACTCCAAATCTTTTCCCGGCCCCTTTCTTGTTGTTGATATTTCGAAGGGCATTGAG GATGGCTTATTGATCTCCGTCTCTCCTCTACTAATGATTCACAATGAAACTGATTTCACCATGGAGCTGCGTTTGCAAAGGTCTCAGAGTGAGGGAACTGACTCTGCTTCACTAATATTGAAAGCTGGAGATACTGTGGATGACACAATGACAGCATTTAACGCTGTTAACTTGACTGGTGGTTCGAGAAAAGCATTGACATCTTTGTGTGTTG GGAACTATGTATTCTCATTTAGACCACATTCTGGAGATGGTTTGGGTAATTTTGAGAAATCATCCATAGAGTGGTCAGATGAACTTAAAGGTGGGAAGTCCATACGCCTATCTGGGCTATTTGACAAACTAAGTTATCAAGTGCGAAAGGCATTTTCTGTTGACTCGACTAGATTTTCACTGAGCAGCGCAAATTGTGCTGTTGCATCTGAAGAAGGTTTTGTTTCTAACGTATATTTCCTGATACAAACTGTTGGAAAGACAATACCTGTTATAAACCCAGATAACTTTGGGCATGCACCTGGCAATAAAAATTCACCAGTTGCAATGCAAGAGCAGAAGGAGATTTTTATTCTTCCCACAATTAAGGTTGCAAATCTATTGCACACAGAGATACATGTCCGCTTGACTGATAAAG ATCCACACAGCACTACAGATAATGACAACATATGGAGCCAAGCAACTATTTCATCTGAATCAGCTGTCAATTTTTATGCTAATCCTGATACTATCTACTTTGTGGTGACATTAACTTCTTTCGAGTCAAGCTGTAAACCAGTAAATAGCCGTGATTGGGtgagaaaattacaaaagcaaaaaggaCATATTTCTCATTTGGACATTGAGTTAGACTTTAGTGGCGGAAAGTACTTTGCTATGCTGAGGTTGTCTCGTGGACTCAGAGGCACATTAAAG GTGGATATCTTTACTCCATATGCACTGCAGAATGATACAAATGAgccattattttgtttttcggCTAACCAGAGGCCTTTATATAG GGTTGAAGGATTAGGTACCAGTATTCCTCCAGATATAGGATCATTTTTACCTCCTCGTTCCATCAGATCGTGGTTCTCAAA ATGCCACAAATTGCATTTAAAGTTGCTGGAGGAGAAAGTGCTGGAAGCGCCATTGGACTTGGATGTGCTATCAGGGCTTGCAGAGATAGACCTCGAATCTGAAGAATCTTATGGATCAAAAGATATTGTGAGGCTGGCAGTTTCTGTAAGGGCATCAGTCAATAAAGATTCGCATATAGTATCGTTAAGCTCGCGTTATATTGTTTGCAACGACTCGGATGATGTAATTGCTATCCGCCAATGCTACATGGAG GATATGGAAGAGGTTACCAATATCGACAGTAAAGGGAGGATAGCTTTAAGGCTGAAGACagtaatgagaaaaaagaaagttacCAGCTTTATTGATAATATTCTCAAAAAGCATACAAAATCTCAAACTGACTCgtcatttttcattcaattCCGACCAAATGAGATGGGACTTTGTTGGTCGGGACCAATATGTGTGGCCTCATTAGGACGTTTTTTTGTGAGATTCCGAAAATCTGTTGATTTTCCTGAAACTCAGTCAGATAACATGTCCACCAAAGACAGTATTGGTGAATTTGCAGCTGTTCATGTGGTGGAAGAAGCATCTACCATAGTCTTGCATTTCCGCAGGCCACAAATGACGAATCTCCCCTATAGAATAGAGAACTGCTTACGTGATACCCCTTTAACTTATTATCAGAAG GGTGGCTCATCAGAGCCAGAGACTTTAGGAGCTGGAGGTACTATTGACTATGTCTGGGATGACCTGACTCTTCCACATAAGTTAGTTGTTCAACTTGATG ATGTGCATCTATTGCGAGAAATCAACCTAGATAAGGTACGATCTTGGAAGTCATTTTACCGGAGCAAGCAAACCAGAGGTCTAGGACTTCATCTACCACCGGAGAAGAAGCCAGAAGATCAGAAACAAACTACGTACAGTCGGTTAACGAGTATGGAGGGTGCTAAGGTGGGCTTTGAAGTATATGCTGAAGGTACCACAAGAGTGTTGAGGATTTGTGAGTTCTCTGGTAGTCATAAGGTGAATACAGGGTTCAGATCCAGCAGAAAACTGAGGCTGAGaatctcttatttttctctccacttGCTGGAATATGGAAAGCAG GAGGTAAATCTAGGTGACCCGTCCCGCTATGCACCAATAATTATTGTGAGGCTTGAAAGAATTAATTGGGATGGTATAATGACCAATCAGCTAAACTATAGCCAAATCAGAGTGCAG TCGTTAAGTGTGGATGAGAAGTGGGCTGGGGCTCCATTCAACACCATGCTTCGCAGGCACCAGTTGGAGAAGTCTGATACAAATGAGTGTGTCCTTCACATTGGACTAGTTTTACTTCCAACTAGTTATAATGTCAGACAAGTAAAGTACCTTTCTATCGTGCTTCAG CCTCTCGACTTGAACATTGATGAGGATACACTGATGAGAATGGTTCCATTCTGGAGAAGTTCCCTCAGTAATTCAACTACGTCCAGTCAGTActattttgatcattttgagGTCCACCCTATAAAG ATCGTAGCAAGCTTCCTTCCTGGGGACTCACGTTACAGCTACAGTTCAACTCAAGAGACTCTTAGATCTTTACTCCATAGTGTGATTAAG ATACCTGCTATTCAAAGAAAAACTGTTGAACTCAATGGCGTCCTTGTAACACATGCTTTGATAACACTGAAAGAATTGACTATAAAATGCGCACAGCACTATTCATG GTATGCCATGAGAGCTATCTACATTGCCAAGGGAAGCCCGCTGCTTCCTCCAGCTTTTGCTTCTATATTTGATGATCTTGCTTCATCCTCCCTTGACGTCTTTTTTGATCCTTCAACCGGCTTGCTTAATGTTCCTGGGGTAACCTTGG GCACTCTCAAGCTGATCAGCAAAATCGTAGACAACAAAGGTTTTTCAGGAACAAAACGCTACTTTGGTGATCTGGGAAAGACA TTAAAAACAGCTGGGTCTAATGTGCTATTTGCTGCAGTCACTGAAGTATCAGACTCTATTCTTAGGGGAGCAGAAACAAATGGTTTTAATGGAGTG GTCAATGGTTTTCACCAAGGAATTCTCAAGTTAGCTATGGAACCATCTGTTCTTGGTAGTGCTTTCATGGAAGGTGGCCCAGATCGAAAAATTAAGCTAGACAGAAGTCCCGGGGTTGATGAG CTATACATTGAGGGCTATCTTCAAGCAATGTTGGATACGATGTACAAACAAGAATATCTTAGGGTGAGAGTCATTGAAAACCAG GTTATTCTAAAAAACCTTCCTCCAAGCAGTTCTCTCATCAATGAGATTATGGAACGTGTAAAGGGATTTCTTGCTAGCAAGTCACTGTTGAAGGGGGAATCTTCAAGTCATTCCCTCCAACACATACGGGGAGAAAGG GAGTGGAAACTTGGCCCTACGATCTTGACTCTCTGCGAGCACCTGTTTGTGAGTTTCATGATCCGTGTGCTGCGGAAACATTCTGGCAAAGTTATCGGCAGAATAAAGTGGAGGGATGAAGAAAAGGCAGATGAAGAGAAAGCCATTGATGAACAAAAGGTGAAGTTTGTGTGGAAATGGGGATTGGGGAAGTTTGTGTTGTCAGGTATAGTGGCATATATTGATGGACGGTTGTGTCGAAACATCCCTCATCCTTTAGCAAGAAGAATTGTTAGTGGCTTTTTGTTGAGCTTTCTTGATCAAAGTGATGATGAAACAAAGTGA